The proteins below come from a single Magallana gigas chromosome 10, xbMagGiga1.1, whole genome shotgun sequence genomic window:
- the LOC105339416 gene encoding uncharacterized protein, with translation MANEFLLRLFSLICFELIWDSESLQTYTLQACYGNGFEDFLSPTCPSGSTIYVYDVYTYSKRKDRNCPTIADQTNRNITYCCNYVNEAEDCGKRYYGTAAPYEHEHYSRCSGRQTCIPGVQASWNSTDDVCDSAIFMERSNYMKMWYNCLPDSGLVSISNTTLTAQSIYLSSEGYPLEMPSCDSTSGSACTISSSGVSTIRITGFDLQFSERSGECKQRLLITDGSVTFDVACDDVNNFARSVLYTSQSNRIELRLDNADTSTGGKFWIHLEATDLAEQITVECQHRSPEISCNETFTIISPGTVTTGTTTSRTTLISSPTAVGASSSDDINTTRVSGTSPTTAEYASFSSIVTTNNVTTGTQSNLNTTISYSKSQRTKDSQDSGDSTLLSIPVILLVLVAAAGFISYLYWKHKKKKANQVVDETLDPALQSHLPVITSLPPSVSTPVAWNGHGANTNNKLNKYEKEPTLFSLKIN, from the exons ATGGCGAATGAATTTCTACTccgtttattttcattaatatgtttCGAACTCATATGGG ATTCTGAAAGTCTACAAACCTACACACTCCAGGCTTGTTATGGCAATGGTTTTGAAGACTTCCTGAGTCCGACTTGTCCATCGGGTTCCACGATATACGTGTATGACGTTTACACCTATTCCAAGAGAAAGGACCGGAACTGTCCGACAATAGCCGATCAGACGAACCGGAACATTACGTATTGTTGCAACTACGTCAACGAAGCAGAGGATTGTGGGAAGAGATATTACGGAACGGCCGCACCGTACGAGCATGAGCATTACTCGCGGTGCTCCGGGCGGCAGACGTGTATTCCCGGGGTGCAGGCTTCCTGGAACAGTACTGATGACGTATGTGACAGCGCCATTTTTATGGAAAGATCCAACTACATGAAGATGTGGTACAACTGTCTACCAG ATTCCGGCCTGGTTTCAATTAGCAACACCACGCTCACAGCACAATCTATCTATCTGTCAAGCGAGGGATATCCGTTAGAAATGCCTTCCTGTGATTCCACTTCCGGTTCTGCGTGCACAATCTCGTCAAGCGGTGTCTCCACGATTCGTATCACGGGATTTGATTTACAGTTCAGTGAGAGGTCAGGGGAGTGTAAACAAAGACTGTTGATAACAGATGGTTCAGTTACTTTTGACGTCGCTTGTGATGACGTCAACAATTTTGCTCGATCTGTTCTCTATACCAGCCAATCTAACCGGATCGAGCTACGATTAGATAATGCAGATACGTCAACAGGCGGAAAATTCTGGATTCATCTTGAAG CTACAGATTTAGCGGAACAGATAACAGTAGAGTGCCAGCACCGTTCGCCTGAAATCTCGTGTAACGAGACTTTCACGATAATCTCGCCTGGCACTGTTACGACAGGAACCACAACGTCTCGCACGACGTTAATTTCATCTCCCACTGCAGTTGGCGCCTCATCTTCCGACGATATCAATACGACACGTGTTTCTGGAACATCGCCAACAACTG CTGAATATGCCTccttttcatcaattgtgaCGACAAATAATGTTACAACCGGAACCCAATCAAATCTCAACACAACAATTTCCTACAGCAAAAGCCAGAGAACCAAGGATAGCCAAGATAGTGGAG ATTCCACTCTTTTGTCTATTCCTGTTATTTTACTGGTATTAGTAGCAGCAGCGGGTTTCATATCTTATCTTTACTGGAAACACAAGAAAAAG aaAGCAAACCAAGTTGTTGATGAGACGCTTGACCCGGCTCTACAGAGTCATCTACCGGTTATAACAAGTCTGCCGCCTTCTGTATCTACGCCCGTGGCATGGAACGGACATGGTGCCAAcacaaacaacaaattaaacaaatacgAAAAGGAGCCGACTTTATTTAGTCTCAAAATAAACTAA